One window from the genome of Candidatus Aegiribacteria sp. encodes:
- the murD gene encoding UDP-N-acetylmuramoyl-L-alanine--D-glutamate ligase, translating to MKLFRSTDSLRDKDVLIMGLGTKDGGVGAALYSNSCGARVTVTDLKDASLLGDALTELAGMDIRFVLGGHRTEDFTSADLVIRNPGIRRSNKFLVAASDVGAAVESPIGLFCEIADRTWTGITGTKGKSFTTHLVSHILRFAGKKTVAAGNNCVSPLRLIDDDSIYPVLELSSWQLAEMNLHQKSPHIGCWLNFFPDHMNWYSSLDDYRYDKKSIARHQSSDDIIILPLDDPTLFEVPGNSQRFYFSSTHAPRRNTKGCFVENGWITWRDTGVIKLVRCDSLPENLAVPIHLDLIPPAVCCAAVSGVDPLSMADGITSFPGIPHRFQFAGTYGKISFINDSAATTPDSVIRAIMNLNDGKLVLIAGGGGHKNLDYGPLASIIRIKAHRVILFSDDAASKRLRNELNGFNENRLRIAVNMREAVDIGINCLDPDEGGTLLLSPGCSGAPFFVDLFERGEQFISCIKALAGFEEL from the coding sequence ATGAAACTCTTCAGATCAACTGACAGCCTGAGGGATAAAGATGTTCTGATTATGGGGCTGGGCACCAAGGACGGCGGAGTGGGTGCCGCTCTCTACAGCAATTCGTGTGGAGCCAGAGTAACGGTGACCGATCTTAAGGATGCATCCCTGCTTGGTGATGCCCTTACCGAGCTTGCGGGTATGGATATCCGCTTCGTACTCGGTGGTCACAGGACCGAGGATTTCACATCTGCGGACCTGGTAATCAGAAATCCCGGTATCAGGCGCAGTAACAAATTTCTTGTTGCAGCCTCGGATGTGGGTGCAGCTGTCGAGAGCCCCATTGGCCTGTTCTGCGAAATCGCGGATAGAACCTGGACTGGTATAACGGGAACAAAAGGAAAGAGTTTCACAACACATCTCGTCAGCCATATACTCCGATTTGCCGGAAAGAAAACTGTAGCCGCGGGGAACAATTGCGTTTCCCCTCTCAGGCTCATCGATGATGATTCCATCTATCCCGTTCTGGAACTCTCCTCCTGGCAGCTTGCCGAGATGAATCTGCATCAAAAATCACCCCATATAGGCTGCTGGCTTAATTTCTTTCCCGATCACATGAACTGGTACAGTTCGCTGGATGACTACAGGTACGACAAGAAGTCCATTGCACGGCACCAGAGCTCGGATGATATCATTATCCTGCCTTTGGATGATCCAACACTCTTTGAGGTTCCGGGAAATTCGCAAAGATTTTACTTCTCTTCAACCCATGCTCCGCGCAGGAATACAAAAGGCTGTTTTGTAGAAAACGGCTGGATAACCTGGAGAGATACCGGAGTTATCAAGCTTGTCCGCTGCGATTCCCTTCCGGAGAACCTTGCAGTCCCCATCCATCTCGATCTCATCCCACCCGCTGTATGCTGTGCCGCTGTTTCCGGCGTCGATCCGCTGAGCATGGCGGATGGGATAACCAGCTTTCCCGGAATACCACACAGATTTCAATTCGCAGGAACGTATGGGAAAATCAGTTTTATCAACGATTCCGCCGCCACCACACCTGATTCGGTGATAAGGGCCATCATGAATCTGAATGACGGAAAACTCGTGCTCATAGCCGGAGGTGGCGGACATAAGAACCTTGACTACGGTCCACTCGCGTCAATTATCAGGATTAAGGCCCACCGAGTGATTCTGTTCAGTGATGATGCCGCATCAAAAAGGCTGAGAAACGAATTGAACGGATTCAATGAGAATCGGCTCAGAATAGCTGTGAACATGCGTGAAGCCGTTGATATCGGAATCAATTGTCTGGATCCGGACGAGGGCGGTACACTGCTTCTCTCTCCCGGATGCAGCGGGGCTCCATTTTTCGTAGACCTCTTCGAGAGAGGTGAGCAATTCATCTCCTGTATAAAAGCCCTTGCTGGCTTTGAAGAACTCTGA
- a CDS encoding sugar transferase produces the protein MPRLLEIIAALVLIVITFPLILISLLISSVFIGFPPFYLSSRTGRYGIEYKHWKIRSMKKGKETGRVFFETHRINFWGRLLRRLHLDELPELFLILSGRMSFVGPRPLPASLLSGLDTSIREEVRPGWTGLAQLWLLRKGGLDKKLQIRLDSHYVKRRSPIYDLRILMATFAGVFRFRALNLDPAGSTDRISFKKDLRDGGNQ, from the coding sequence ATGCCGCGCCTGCTCGAGATCATCGCAGCTCTTGTTCTCATTGTGATTACTTTCCCTTTGATTCTTATCTCCCTTCTGATCTCGTCGGTCTTCATCGGTTTTCCACCATTCTATCTCTCAAGTCGTACAGGTCGATATGGAATTGAATACAAGCACTGGAAGATCAGATCCATGAAAAAGGGGAAAGAAACAGGACGTGTGTTTTTCGAGACCCACAGAATCAACTTCTGGGGAAGGTTACTTCGCCGATTACACCTGGATGAACTCCCCGAACTTTTTCTAATACTTTCAGGCAGGATGAGCTTCGTAGGTCCCAGGCCGCTGCCCGCCTCCCTGCTAAGTGGTCTGGATACGTCGATCCGCGAAGAGGTCAGGCCAGGCTGGACCGGTCTCGCACAATTATGGCTCCTCAGGAAGGGCGGACTGGACAAGAAGCTGCAGATAAGGCTCGATTCCCATTACGTGAAACGACGAAGCCCCATCTACGATCTGCGAATCCTGATGGCCACTTTTGCGGGAGTATTCAGGTTCCGCGCATTGAATCTCGATCCAGCGGGTTCAACGGACAGGATATCTTTCAAAAAAGATCTAAGGGATGGAGGTAATCAGTAA
- a CDS encoding 4Fe-4S cluster-binding domain-containing protein, with protein MVSSLYLMPTSKCNCVCEYCYCPENGVRGDSSLFMRIAESFTTHACNSGFPARSQIRFTGGEPWLEKKLLPAIADLFFRRVTDGWVVVNTNATILPKEILRDFSRNKRLIHVVSLDGTESIHDSRRKTSDGRGSFHQVVTGIKILMDLNLPVYLNAVFDTGSSNHLPELLRFISSEFGLGELSISLRYTDTDPMSPEEQYDLLKNAYSAASSHSIRLGGHHRLLLGFLIPELRCNAGSSTALIDPQGMVYACQRFVGRVKPDCMWTEDFDWSGFSSGQQCGPICGDNADNYIGKKLFELYRKEYPEYLHCNQLDRTLFGVLS; from the coding sequence ATGGTAAGTTCCCTCTATCTGATGCCTACAAGCAAGTGCAACTGCGTTTGTGAGTACTGCTACTGTCCTGAAAATGGAGTGCGGGGCGATTCCAGTCTCTTCATGAGGATAGCGGAATCATTTACAACACACGCATGCAACTCCGGTTTTCCGGCAAGATCCCAGATAAGATTCACCGGCGGGGAACCATGGCTGGAGAAAAAGTTATTACCAGCCATAGCTGATCTTTTCTTCCGACGGGTTACAGATGGCTGGGTCGTTGTGAATACCAATGCGACAATCCTTCCCAAAGAGATTCTCAGAGATTTCAGTAGAAATAAACGGCTGATCCATGTGGTTTCACTGGATGGTACCGAGAGTATTCACGATTCAAGGAGGAAAACATCCGATGGTCGGGGCAGCTTTCATCAAGTTGTGACAGGTATAAAGATATTGATGGATCTGAACCTTCCCGTTTATCTGAACGCGGTATTCGACACAGGGAGTTCAAATCATCTTCCAGAGCTGTTACGTTTCATCTCCTCCGAGTTCGGTCTCGGAGAGCTTTCGATCTCTCTCCGATACACTGATACGGATCCGATGTCTCCGGAAGAGCAATACGATCTTCTGAAGAACGCGTACTCGGCAGCGTCTTCCCATTCAATACGACTTGGAGGGCATCACAGGCTTCTCCTGGGATTCCTGATTCCTGAACTCAGGTGCAACGCAGGAAGCTCCACGGCTCTTATCGACCCTCAGGGAATGGTCTATGCGTGCCAGAGATTCGTCGGTCGGGTGAAGCCCGATTGCATGTGGACCGAGGACTTCGACTGGAGTGGTTTCAGCTCCGGGCAGCAGTGCGGTCCCATCTGCGGAGATAATGCTGACAACTACATTGGTAAGAAACTGTTCGAGCTTTACAGGAAAGAGTACCCCGAGTACCTTCATTGTAATCAACTCGACAGAACCCTCTTCGGAGTCCTTTCATGA